From one Nonomuraea polychroma genomic stretch:
- a CDS encoding HD domain-containing protein — MNDTFHELPIPRTELALAALRFARGIEDRAIFNHSMRSYLYARFLGEREGLRPGRDYDDELLFLGCVLHDAGLSDQGNGEQSFDLDGADLAAAFLTEHGLAPEKAEIVWDAIALHLYPGIAGRKRPEIALVTAGSGFDLGPVGPHTLPAGYADRVHAVLPRLHAAAVLKDTIVGQALDKPHKAPPFTMPGELLRQKTQVTWPTWEQLMAQSPSWRDYDGYRSNT, encoded by the coding sequence GTGAACGACACATTCCACGAATTGCCGATCCCCCGCACTGAGCTGGCACTGGCCGCCCTGCGTTTCGCCCGCGGCATCGAGGACCGGGCGATCTTCAACCACAGCATGCGGTCCTATCTCTACGCACGCTTCCTCGGCGAGCGCGAAGGTCTGCGACCAGGCCGCGACTACGATGACGAACTGCTGTTCCTGGGCTGCGTGCTGCACGATGCCGGGCTCAGCGACCAAGGCAACGGCGAGCAGAGTTTCGACCTCGACGGCGCTGACCTGGCCGCCGCCTTCCTCACCGAACACGGGCTGGCACCGGAGAAGGCGGAGATCGTCTGGGACGCCATCGCCCTGCATCTGTACCCTGGGATCGCCGGGCGCAAGCGACCCGAAATCGCGCTGGTGACGGCTGGCTCGGGATTCGACCTCGGCCCTGTCGGGCCGCACACCCTTCCCGCCGGCTACGCCGACCGCGTCCATGCCGTACTCCCGCGCCTGCACGCCGCGGCCGTGCTCAAGGACACGATCGTCGGTCAGGCACTCGACAAGCCGCACAAGGCGCCGCCGTTCACCATGCCCGGCGAACTCCTTCGCCAAAAGACCCAGGTGACCTGGCCTACCTGGGAGCAACTCATGGCCCAGAGCCCCAGCTGGCGGGACTACGACGGCTATCGGTCGAACACGTGA
- a CDS encoding DUF3817 domain-containing protein, translating to MRTLRIAAVVEAVSLMVLLINLFATHIKAISSLVGPLHGMAYLVVITATVLAPATASSGARWRAAIPAIGGLLALWQLRDRSRASNPSPATPRRLT from the coding sequence GTGCGTACGCTGCGGATCGCGGCCGTCGTTGAGGCCGTCTCCTTGATGGTTCTGCTGATCAACCTGTTCGCCACCCACATCAAAGCGATCTCCTCTCTGGTCGGTCCGCTGCACGGCATGGCCTACCTCGTCGTCATTACGGCCACGGTGCTGGCCCCGGCCACCGCCTCATCCGGCGCCCGCTGGCGCGCCGCCATCCCCGCCATCGGCGGACTGCTCGCACTGTGGCAACTCCGTGACCGTTCCCGAGCAAGCAATCCCTCACCGGCAACCCCAAGGAGACTGACGTGA
- a CDS encoding LysR family transcriptional regulator — translation MLDIVRLRVLAAVAAHGSVTEAAKVLHYSQPSISHHLARLEAATGARLIQRVGRGIRLTPEGELLARRATEIVGRVDAAGAELAAQLGLQTGRVRLAAFSSALSVLVLPAAVALRESYPNIELHLGDAHPTAARRMLREGSADLAIVFSYEDTMPDDGIRYSYLLDDPVYLLSRESGQALTDHRDSAWIAGCPNCRGDLVRICEAAGFTPRIAYSSDDILVQQAFVAAGLGVTTMPGLALRTHHAEGVKATELTAVRRRIHLAAFGEPPDPPATTAFITALRTTLDGHRPG, via the coding sequence ATGCTCGATATCGTCCGGCTGCGCGTCCTGGCCGCGGTCGCCGCCCACGGCTCGGTCACCGAAGCCGCCAAGGTCCTGCACTACTCGCAGCCCTCGATCAGCCACCACCTGGCCCGGCTGGAGGCGGCGACCGGCGCCAGGCTCATCCAGCGCGTGGGGCGCGGCATCCGGCTCACCCCCGAAGGAGAACTGCTCGCCCGCCGCGCCACGGAGATCGTCGGCCGGGTCGACGCCGCCGGCGCCGAACTGGCCGCCCAGCTCGGGCTGCAGACCGGCCGGGTCCGGCTCGCCGCCTTCAGTTCCGCCCTGAGCGTCCTGGTCCTCCCGGCGGCCGTGGCCCTGCGCGAGTCGTACCCGAACATCGAACTGCACCTCGGCGACGCCCATCCCACGGCCGCCCGCCGGATGCTGCGCGAGGGATCGGCAGACCTGGCCATCGTGTTCTCGTACGAGGACACGATGCCGGACGACGGCATCCGCTACTCCTACCTGCTCGACGACCCGGTGTACCTGCTCAGCCGCGAGTCGGGGCAGGCCCTCACCGACCACCGGGACTCGGCTTGGATCGCCGGGTGCCCGAACTGCCGCGGCGACCTCGTCCGGATCTGCGAGGCTGCCGGGTTCACCCCGCGCATCGCGTACAGCAGCGACGACATCCTCGTCCAGCAGGCATTCGTCGCCGCCGGGCTGGGCGTCACCACCATGCCGGGACTGGCCCTGCGCACCCACCACGCGGAGGGGGTCAAGGCCACCGAACTGACCGCCGTGCGGCGCCGGATCCACCTGGCGGCGTTCGGCGAGCCACCCGACCCGCCCGCCACCACCGCCTTCATCACCGCCCTGCGCACCACCCTCGACGGGCACCGTCCCGGCTAG
- a CDS encoding recombinase family protein — protein sequence MQNYPAEFGKRLLLIRESIKAVHPPPEAEPICESRHDRPHGTKLCFSSCAAPAGSPCCTAQGKVAIHYHTARFRLVPSLAKALNVPTPAVRKPGTVWGELPCPVAAGVEPAGHVRIGYARASMLRQSLDTQLDSLTKAGVTRIFSEKISTRATRRPELERAVALTRELRASGVEVTLVVH from the coding sequence ATGCAGAACTACCCGGCAGAGTTCGGGAAACGATTACTTCTCATACGGGAATCGATCAAGGCAGTGCATCCTCCGCCGGAGGCAGAACCCATTTGTGAATCCCGACATGATCGCCCGCATGGAACGAAGCTGTGTTTCTCATCCTGCGCCGCCCCGGCCGGCTCACCCTGCTGCACCGCCCAGGGCAAGGTCGCCATCCATTACCACACCGCCCGGTTCCGGCTCGTGCCCTCGCTCGCTAAAGCGCTGAACGTCCCCACCCCGGCCGTGCGCAAGCCCGGGACGGTCTGGGGCGAACTGCCCTGCCCTGTAGCGGCCGGCGTCGAGCCGGCCGGGCACGTACGGATCGGGTACGCCCGCGCCTCCATGCTGCGCCAGTCCCTGGACACTCAGCTCGACTCCCTCACGAAGGCCGGCGTCACCCGGATCTTCTCCGAGAAGATCTCCACCCGCGCCACGAGGCGACCCGAGCTCGAACGCGCCGTCGCGCTGACCCGGGAACTGCGGGCCTCCGGTGTCGAGGTCACCCTCGTGGTCCACTAG